One genomic segment of Impatiens glandulifera chromosome 6, dImpGla2.1, whole genome shotgun sequence includes these proteins:
- the LOC124941564 gene encoding sucrose-phosphatase 2-like isoform X2 codes for MMILKTLTCLGSIHYGKPIIVKTLCLSFQLEGTEITYGESMEQDIAWQQLISENWNRDIVCEETAKFPDLVLQSETEQRPHKVSFYVEKYKATRIMEILLKRLEERGLDVKIIYSNGIALDVLPKAAGKGNALEYLLRTYEASGKSPKNVLVCGDSGNDTDLFTLPKIYGVMVSNALEELLQWHAKNAKNNPNIFHSSERCAAAIIQAIDKFGLGPHISARDMDDFSLREVDNVSHEVVNFYLFYERWRRAEVHRSEQSLARFKSVFSPLGIFVNHFGTEQSLQQYLVEVQGYYGDKKRTQFRVWLDRISSAQIGVDTWVVKFYQWEQTGKIYPCFLIVM; via the exons ATGATGATCCTGAAAACCTTGACATGCTTAGGTTCAATTCACTATGGGAAACCTATTATCGTCAAAACTCTTTGCTTGTCTTTTCAACTGGAAG GGACGGAGATTACTTATGGTGAATCAATGGAACAAGATATTGCATGGCAGCAATTAATCAGTGAAAACTGGAATCGAGACATAGTTTGTGAAGAAACTGCAAAATTTCCCGATCTTGTTCTTCAG TCAGAAACAGAACAAAGACCTCACAAAGTTAGCTTCtatgttgaaaaatataaagcCACGAGAATCATGGAGATTCTATTGAAACGCCTGGAAGAACGTGGG TTAGAtgtgaaaattatttatagcaATGGAATAGCACTGGATGTCTTACCAAAAGCTGCTGGCAAAGGGAATGCTCTAGAGTATTTGCTTAGAACATATGAAGCTTCCGGAAAGTCACCTAAGAATGTTCTTGTTTGTGGAGACTCAGGAAACGACACTGACCTGTTTACTCTCCCTAAAATCTATGGTGTGATG GTTAGTAATGCACTTGAAGAGTTATTGCAGTGGCATGCaaaaaatgccaaaaataaCCCCAACATATTTCATTCGTCGGAGAGGTGTGCTGCTGCAATCATACAGGCTATTGATAAATTTGGTCTAGGCCCACATATTTCTGCAAGGGACATGGATGACTTTTCATTGCGAGAAGTCGACAATGTTAGCCATGAGGTGGTGAACTTCTATTTGTTTTATGAAAGATGGCGACGTGCAGAAGTCCATAGATCAGAGCAGTCTTTGGCGCGATTTAAATCCGTGTTT AGTCCACTTGGTATTTTTGTCAATCATTTTGGAACAGAACAATCTCTACAGCAGTATCTTGTTGAGGTGCAAGGGTATTATGGGGATAAAAAAAGAACACAATTTAGGGTATGGCTGGACCGGATATCTTCTGCACAAATTGGTGTCGATACATGGGTGGTCAAATTTTATCAATGGGAACAAACTGGTAAGATATACCCTTGCTTTCTTATTGTTATGTAA
- the LOC124941564 gene encoding sucrose-phosphatase 2-like isoform X1: MDCLNDSPNLMIVSDLDNTMVDHDDPENLDMLRFNSLWETYYRQNSLLVFSTGRSPTIYKQLRTMKPLLTPDITVMSVGTEITYGESMEQDIAWQQLISENWNRDIVCEETAKFPDLVLQSETEQRPHKVSFYVEKYKATRIMEILLKRLEERGLDVKIIYSNGIALDVLPKAAGKGNALEYLLRTYEASGKSPKNVLVCGDSGNDTDLFTLPKIYGVMVSNALEELLQWHAKNAKNNPNIFHSSERCAAAIIQAIDKFGLGPHISARDMDDFSLREVDNVSHEVVNFYLFYERWRRAEVHRSEQSLARFKSVFSPLGIFVNHFGTEQSLQQYLVEVQGYYGDKKRTQFRVWLDRISSAQIGVDTWVVKFYQWEQTGKIYPCFLIVM, from the exons ATGGATTGCCTAAATGATTCACCCAACCTCATGATAGTTTCAGATCTTGACAATACAATG GTTGATCATGATGATCCTGAAAACCTTGACATGCTTAGGTTCAATTCACTATGGGAAACCTATTATCGTCAAAACTCTTTGCTTGTCTTTTCAACTGGAAGGTCACCCACGATTTACAAACAACTGAGGACTATGAAACCGCTCTTAACCCCGGATATAACTGTGATGTCTGTAGGGACGGAGATTACTTATGGTGAATCAATGGAACAAGATATTGCATGGCAGCAATTAATCAGTGAAAACTGGAATCGAGACATAGTTTGTGAAGAAACTGCAAAATTTCCCGATCTTGTTCTTCAG TCAGAAACAGAACAAAGACCTCACAAAGTTAGCTTCtatgttgaaaaatataaagcCACGAGAATCATGGAGATTCTATTGAAACGCCTGGAAGAACGTGGG TTAGAtgtgaaaattatttatagcaATGGAATAGCACTGGATGTCTTACCAAAAGCTGCTGGCAAAGGGAATGCTCTAGAGTATTTGCTTAGAACATATGAAGCTTCCGGAAAGTCACCTAAGAATGTTCTTGTTTGTGGAGACTCAGGAAACGACACTGACCTGTTTACTCTCCCTAAAATCTATGGTGTGATG GTTAGTAATGCACTTGAAGAGTTATTGCAGTGGCATGCaaaaaatgccaaaaataaCCCCAACATATTTCATTCGTCGGAGAGGTGTGCTGCTGCAATCATACAGGCTATTGATAAATTTGGTCTAGGCCCACATATTTCTGCAAGGGACATGGATGACTTTTCATTGCGAGAAGTCGACAATGTTAGCCATGAGGTGGTGAACTTCTATTTGTTTTATGAAAGATGGCGACGTGCAGAAGTCCATAGATCAGAGCAGTCTTTGGCGCGATTTAAATCCGTGTTT AGTCCACTTGGTATTTTTGTCAATCATTTTGGAACAGAACAATCTCTACAGCAGTATCTTGTTGAGGTGCAAGGGTATTATGGGGATAAAAAAAGAACACAATTTAGGGTATGGCTGGACCGGATATCTTCTGCACAAATTGGTGTCGATACATGGGTGGTCAAATTTTATCAATGGGAACAAACTGGTAAGATATACCCTTGCTTTCTTATTGTTATGTAA